ATTCTTCGCTACGCGTAGCGAGGGTTTGTTGAAGAAGTACGACCTCCTCAGCGATGAGCTCATGACCGAGGTGGAGGGCTTCTGCGCCGATCCTCACCACAGCGTATCAGCGCTGTATCGCATCAGCATCCCGATCGGGTGCATGGGAGAGTGGCTGCACTCCATTCGGAATTACTACCGTGTGAAGCTGGTGACGGCGCCGGTACTGCTGTCACAGAGCGCTGACACAGGTCGGATGGCgaagcaggcgcaggcgtgGCTGGCTGCGGTAACGCTCGGAGAGGTGCGCGATcgaacgccgccgcagcagcagaccaCTGCCGCCAAGCATGCCGTCACGGAGGATGCTGAGCTCGGTGCCCTCGTTGCAGCGTACGAGGCAAGCAAAGAACACCTGCAGCTCACTACGGAGCCGGCCTCGGTAACGGCAGCCACGCTGCAGAAgttgcgccaccgcctccacaaaCTCCGCGAGAGTGTGCGCactgcggaggaggagcgcatcGCCATAGAGGGCGAACTGCAGGCGAAGCTCGCGGAAGTTCGTGGCAACTACGATGAGACGATGGTGCCGCTGGAGGATCAGCTCGAGGAGATGACGGAGTGCTTTGTCCAGCGCGTTACACAACAATGGGacgttgctgccgctcctccgtcccccaccaccgcggcggcaagCATCGCCGATAACGCCCccgccgtggcagcagctGGGTAGCCCTGTGTGCGGCACGGTACCctctgctgtgtgtgtgtgtatgtaggTGTGGCTACGGTTGAGGGATCGTGTTCACTGCATGTCTCGTGAGCGTGGGGTGTCGCATCCCGTCGCCGAATTTCCATGGTTGCCTTGCGACTCGCGCTGACGCCActgcgcgtgtctgcggATGGTTCTGCTGGGGTGCCGTGAGTACCCCAAGCGGAAGTCGAGAATCAGCAAAGGTGAACACCCTAAATATGTACGGTCGGTCTATCCTTAAGTGCGAGGTGGGGCGTCGTCTCTCCCAGCGCACCCTTGCTTCTCCTGCGTTATCGTGTCACCTTCACGTGGATCTCCACATCGTCCAACAACACCAGCGAAGAACACGAGAGGCGGAAAAggcagaaggcggaggcgcacgagGCGTTTCTATGTAtcctgtatgtgtgtgcgaggagagagacgtgcAGGGGGGGTCGGGGTGTGCGGGGCACATGAAAGGATGACGAGATCGACCGAGCGCCATCcctctctgctgccgctcccccGACACTCTCGTGCCCACGTCGGGTCGcgcgtgctggagaagaCGCGGACAGGGGCACTCAACGATGTACAGCAGCTGTTTTTCCATTTTTCCCTTGTACTTCTTTTACTtttcggtggtggtgttggtgatggtgggggtgggagcgttgtgtgtgtgtgtgtgcgtatacagcacctcctcgcccatGCTTATCAACTGACCTCATCCGTCTCTCACACGCGCcggctgtgtgcgcgtcgtgcgcctgcagctAAGCTCTCTGTCTCTTCTTATTATTGGAACCACTGAAAAACGACAGCCCACTGGTGTAGCACAAAAGACCGACTTGCGAGGAGGCGAAAGGGAGGAGCGGTCTtcggtgccgcagctcgcgTCTCCTGCGTCGTCGGCACCGACGAGCTCCCTCTCACTcacacacgtgcgcctggcgcgagagagaaaatgtgtaaggggagggggggagtggggtgcAGGCGTGTCGGATCCgcccacccccccctcccacatCTTCCCTTGGCCATTCACGTCTGCCGCCTCTCGTCGGCTCCTCTTTTCGACAAGGGGCCGGCATTCCACGGTGCACCCTGCCCTGCTGTAtgcccgcacacgcacagacacgcgcaaaCGACCGAATcatgcctctctctcttctccaccCCCTTCGCATGAGCATCTGACTTATGCCGATGCGCCCCCCAGGGGTACTCACCACCCCTTCACCCCAtagacgcacgcacgcaaccCTGCTCACACACGGCAGAGGACAGCGCAGGCAGCGGATGCGACGGCTCGCTGCCGTTCTACTCTGCCTTGCTTTTTCTGGTCCTCCTTTTCCCGCTGGCAGTCAACATgcgagcagcgctgccgccaccacaacAACAGCGACCCCCCTCCACATCACTCCCCTGGCCTTTACTGTCATCTCTGGCGCTTGCGAATCCCTGCTACCACTCTTCCTGTTTCTTCAGCGGCCCTCCGACTCCTCAAGATGCACACGGGTGTGTACACGTGCGCTGAGTTCTCCAGTCACCTCTCCGCCGTCCTGGGTCGTCACCCACATGTAACTGacctgcggctgcagcttctACCACCCGCGAGAGGTCCTCGTCCGCCACGAGAGTGCGGCGATGTGCAAGGCAGTAGAGCAGCTGTGGAGGCGTGCCCATCGGTGGAAGACAGCGGGTTGGACTTCACAACCTTCTACGCTGTTCTTCTTGCCCGGcgtgacgacggcggcgacggcgaaaTCGTTGCCGTCTACACGGTGGTTGGGCACGTATCTCACATTTCGCTCAACTGGTGTGCGCAGCTTCAGCGCTCGTTGAGCGTCACCGCCCTTCTcgcagcgccgacgcgcaGCCTCGTATGGCAAGCCAGCGGCTTTCATGAGAGCGAGGCTGGCACCACCCTGGGTCGAGAATGCATGGCGGGAGTCTCGTCGTTCGAGGTGCGGCTCTCCCCGTACGTGCCGCCACTGCAGTGGTGCCGCGCAGTGGACGGCGTCTTCGGCTCGCATCACTTCGTCTGTGGCTCCTATACCTGTGGCATCGGTGAACcgcgcgacgacgacgacagtgctggtgcagcgcacacacgcgtggaGTGGGAAGGGAGGGATAGCCTCCGCACACCACCAAAGGCAGCGGTCGATGCTGCCATCACCAACgtggcgccacacacaccaagtgCCGGTCCGCCGGTGCGGATGCCGCGTCGAGAAGGCGCGCTCGCAGGCGTGTGGGTCAGCACcccagcagcggaggagacgtcatgctgctcctccactCTCAGCAGCGGGCACCTTCCCCTTCGTGTGGCGAGCGTGCTGAACGGCAACGTGCCTTTAGACGACGCCACCAGCTCGATACCGGGCACGCGCGTGCTGTGCTTGGTTGCGCTTGATGGCTCGCTTCTCACGGGGCGCAGGTGTCCCAatccgccgtcgccgtcgtggccACGGGACCTCTTTGATAGTGTCTGTGACTTCATCTCTCGCGACGTCATGCCGCGTGTCTCGCTACGACTCATCGACGGTACATGGGCCCGCGCAGAGGCGTCAGAGCGCCTGCTCGATGATGTCTGCCAGGTGCGGCAAGCGCTAGGAACAAGCTACGTCGTACAGTACCCCTCGGACGCCGCAGCCCCTGCCGCgacacgtgcgcgcagcaTCGTCATGGTGCTGGACCTTTGTGTCCCTCTCCAAAAACTCCTCTCCACCCTTCCTTCGACGCACACATCCTCGCTACCGTCAGCAACGGATGCCAAGTCGGAGCGGTGGCAGCATCGTCTGGCGGCCCaactggcggcggcggtgcaggacACTATTGGTCAGCTTGTCTCTCAGCACCCTGACGTGTTCGCCTTCACGCGCGAGGCCGCACGGTCGACGGAgagcgcgctggcggcgcagctgtcgcGCGCGCCCACGCACTTCACCCGCGAAATGCATTGCCGTAGCATCGCGGCGAGTGTTTCTCAgatcctctccctctcctcgaACACCGCCTTtgcagaggaggtggtgcggtTACTCTGGGGATGTGAGACAGATGTCGAGACCACCGACGTCACCACTAGCACAGAGCGCAGTCGTGAGAGTCTGCGTGTCTCACAGCGGCAGCCAGTGCAGATCCAGCGCCGCATTGAAGAGCGGTTGATGAGGGCCATACCTCCCTGACAGGGTTCGCTGTCGAGTTAAGCACGCCCGCATGAGCATGACGCGCGCGTGGATGATGGCCTGTCCCGATCCTGCTCAGCATCCCACACCTACGCGCTTCTGGGAGATGAAGCGAGCACCGCTTACTTTGCGTGTCCTCCTACGTTATGCTGTTGTCATGGTGGGCGCCAACACGGATGCAGTGCTGCTGGTCATGTTGCTCGTTTCTTTCGCcttttcttcctcctgctgctgcccctatccccctccccctccccattaCTCTCGAACCCGATTCACATGGGCAGCGTTGCCATGGATTAGCAGCAGCCCTCGGGCGCCAATGGACGGCGGGCGGCAGGAGGGGAGCCCATGCACTCACCGCCGCGCCCCGTCAGGCATgagcagcccccccccccacacacacacacacatccctTTTTTCTCAGCTCCGCAGCACGTTGTTTTGAGTGCAGAATGCTTACTGGTCGCCATGCACGTCCTtcccgctccctctccctctccccccctccgccccacccctccactTGCCTCTCACCCACTGTCGCCCCGCAGAGTCTTCAGCGCCATCACAGACGTGCACGCCACGCTGAGCAAGAGACGGTCCCAATACATGGATGCATGGAGCAACCCTGCGTGGagctccctccccctatagcccctctcgcctcccGCATCATAACCACGCAGCGCGATCCCATTTCTAGCCAGGAGGTGTGCGAGTGGGCGGACGTGCAATGCAGTCACGTGTGCGCTTGCTATACCTGGAGTTCATGTATCTCCTCCCTCAGCTCAAGGGCTTCTACAGCCCAcagggcgctgctgcggctccaaAGAGGCCCACATCTGGGATGGCGCCTTCGAAGCCCTTCTACCTCCGTGTACCAGCTGAACACCCCGTGTGCGagtcgctgcgcagcgcgcacgtCACGGAGCTGAGCAGTCATCGCCAGGGCAAACGGCCCGCTGGCGCATCGCCAACGCACACCACTACCACCGACGCCGAGGCCCCGCCGCCTCTGGTTGACGTGAGCACGGCTGTCAACTCTGAATCGTGCGTCATCTTTAAGCTgcagagagacagcgagCGGGCCCTCGTGGCACCCTTCATGCCCGCCCACTGGGACAACAACACTGCAAGGAAGCCATCCCCATCACCGGCAGGCCAACACGCGCCTGCGGCGGAGCGCGCCGCTGAGGCCGAATACCGTGCTCGTGTGCAGCGTCTGTTCTATGCAAACGCCCTCGTGCCTCTGGGCAGCCCGGAGTGGAAGCGCTGTCTCGCTCGTGGCCGCTATGAGGTGCGCAGCGTCCACAACGTATTGCACGTGCGCAAGTACCGCGCGCTGCACAAGCGGTACAGCTGGGCGTCGCAGCTCTCGCGCACGGAGTTGGAGGCGGCATGGGGCGGCAGCATGGAAGACGTGGAACAGGCACTTCTGGGATTGTCTAATAGGGACGTGTACGGCTACTCCGACAGCGACACCGAAGGAccagaggaggcgaagggAAACGGGAAGCAAGAAGAACATGCGGGCCGGCCGTAGATGGCACGTGGAGTATGCTGCACAGTGAACGTCGTCTGCGGCCTCGCGCTGATTCGCACGTTGCTGTTGCACCATCCTCCCTTTCCGGCCTCTACATGGTTTCTCGCTTACAGACTGCCGTGCGAGCGCCACCGTAGCCTCGCTGCCCTCGTGCACTCGCGCGGTTGTCTGTTGGAGTGCTTGCGCACGTGTCACATCTTTCAGGGCAGATGCCtttccgccctccccccttccccactccAGCTCCATCCTCTACCCACCCTCGCGTCCGCCTCGTGCGCCTTTCACTGTTcagcctcccctccccccttgcgGCCTCTGACGCATATCTCCTCCCCGTTGTCCGCGCTCATtgtggccgccgccttggAATGCGCCCCATTTGTGCAttcgtgtgcacgtgcacagagaggcgcttgcgcacgtgtgtgcaagGGTGCTTGCGGCCTCTCGgacctccctcttcctcctcctcctgcttccTCTCAAGGGTGTGCTGGCTACAACGTACCCGAAAAGGCACAGCCTGTGGATGCTGCGCATGTGGCCCACTCGCGCCTTGAGCGTCGTTGCGATATCCAAATACTATCGATCTCCCTTCGCTCTTCCAGCGAAACCCCCtcagctgccgccaccacgcaaGGTCCGCAGACACTTCCTCATCCTCTCAATCCTTGCACACTCCTTTTGTGGCACGCTGCATGGCATGCATAAGAGAGTAGCCGTGTAgccccacaccccaccccatccGCGCGTACGACCCGCTCTGTAGACCCTGTCCACGTATCCTCATGGCAGCGTCGTGTTTCTCCTCTGCACCACGACACACCACCTGCTAGACTCGGatcacctccccctccctacTGCCTGCAccctcttctctgtctctctacCATCGCGTCTGTACAACGCCGCGCACCACAACTCGTCATTTCGCCCACACCCGATCAACCATCCGCGCAGAGAGTTCACGCGaacctccctctccttccagTCCAtctcccacccaccaccaccaccacccccccTCACCGCAATCATGCCGCCGAAGGCTGGTCAGACGAAGAAGGCCAAGATGGAGGCCGCCAACAAGGGCGCGAAGAAGACCACGAAGAAGTGGAGCAAGGGCCAGTCCCGCGAGGCTCTGCAGAACGCCGTGATGTTCGACAAGGAAACGTACGACAAGCTCCGCAGCGAGGTGCCCAAGTACAAGCTCATCACCCCGTCGATCATCTCCGACCGCCTCAAGATCGCcgtctccatcgccgcctctGGCCTCAAGCAGTTGTGCCGCGAAAAGCTCATTCGCCTGGTGTCGTGCTCCAGCAAGACCCGCGTGTACACGCGCATCGTGCAGGCCGCCCCGGccgatgcggctgccgctgctccggCTGCCGAGTAGGAAAACATGAAAGCGAGCAAGTCAGCCAGCGCGATCGGGCATGAGTAGTGGAGGTGCATGGGTGTGGGACGAAGGCGTGGGATgggcagaggtggagaggaggggcggtgcGTGATGAGGTTGtacgccgccacggcgccggTCCGCCTCAGCATCACCACCCACACCTCTCCATCCTCCATCGCattttccccctcccacggACCGCCGCCATGCATGAAGACGCGTGCGTCTGAgtttcctctctcgctctctctgggtgccctctccttctcccccccccctttcccccatCCCCGCGCTGCTCTCGAGTTGCGGGCAGCATGCGTTGCACGCGCGCAAATGTGGCGAGTCGcgccgggggtggggggaagggacgggaggggggaggcagagcAACCGTGACCTTTCTTTCTTCTGAGTTCTTCTTTTATTTTAATGCTTTCATGATCATCTGCGTCTTGCCgaggtgcgccgccgtgccgtgATCGTTGTCCTCTCagtccctcctcctctctctgcctctaCCCGTATCGCCCACTGCGATCATCggagtggggaggaggggcgtgtgtgaGGGGCGTCGAAGGCATGTGCAAGACCCACGTCCACGTCGGGAGATGAGCCACTCAAACTCCAGAATAACATGATATACGCACCCGCAGGCATGTCGACCGCGCCGTATGGCATCATCCTTCcggccctccctcccccctcttgcCTGGCCTGCCTGCCTTTCCACCCCACCTCTGTCGGCCGCTCGCGCCACCGCGATCCAGGTGCGCATGCAGGGCaaaggcgcacacgctggaTCGCCGTCGCCCGCATCGCTAGCGTGGCTCTGATGACATCACCTACGCATACCCCAAACGGGAGAGGACGCATCGCTGACGGTCTTCCACGGCGCATGCACCTCGTGCGCACGGCAAACAGCACCACTGATGGCCCATCTATGGTTGCCCACTCTCGCTCCCCTCTTCCCATCTccacaccctcctcctccgtctcgaCCCCTCACTTTTCTCAAGAGTTCAGAAGAGCTGTCGCGCACAAGCCCGGGAGCGGACAGTGACGAGTCGAACACTGTCGCGCTCAGCAGAACAGAAACATCGTTGTGCTTCCCTTTGTCTCCGCTGCGTGTTGcgtcgcacacgcatgcaccaGCAAGCAAGGTAAGTAGTCGTTCTTTCATGTTGACTAGGCCTCGTCTGGCGGCCGCCATCACAGTCCCACGTCTCCCttctcatcctcctcccccccccctcctcctgcactACACAGCAAGCGAACAGCGGAaagcacagcgcacacgtaGACATCGGCGCGAATACGAGGGACTAGAAGGCGAGATAtcagagggaggaggtcgTGCGCACGCATCCTTCCTCTGCTCGTGCCGTTTCTAGTCTCAGTGCTCTTGCGTTTGCTTTCGCTTGCTCGCCGACGACCTCTCTTCCtatctgtgtgcgtgtgtgtgtgtgtgtgtgtgtgtgtgtgtgcacagcgCATTGTGCACATCGGTTTacctgcttctcctcccctccctctctctcctttacACACATTGTCCTTTGTCGCTGTCTccctgcagcggtggcggagtTGTTTGGCTCTGTGATGTCCGGCGTGTGCCTCACGAGCGCAGCACGCGTTGCTTGAAACATTGGATTGGTTGGCGCGtcgtgtctccctctctctgtctctgtctgtctgttgCTCATTTTCCATTCTTCTCACCTCAGCGCGCTCTGCCAACTCTGCAGTGGCAAGCAGCGTCGTCATTGGTGCCCTGCCCTTTCTTTCTCCCTGAGTCTTTTACCCCATCCCTTGTGcgtgggcagcggcgtgtgcgtgtgtgtgtgtgtgtatggaaGGGGTGCCCTGACTTGACGGACGCACCGACGCCAGACACGCAGCACTCCAGGCCACCagcgtatatatatatatatgcatacGTGCATCTTCCCATTGTCCTTCTCCGACGTGCAGCGTAGCGTAGACGacccttttccttctcctcgcGTTGTCTGCCGCTCCCGTTGTCCTCATCCGCTTGTTGGCGCTGTGCTGCTCCCATTCGATGTGCGCCTGATTTTGTTGTGTGGGGTTACCTACTTGAGTAGTCGTTTCGGGTGTGTCTCGAGGTCGGCACGTTCTTTGGGAGGCACCTTCCTCGAGCTTCTCTGTGCCCTCTGCTCTCGCATcgtcctccacccccccacCCTTCCCTCCTGCTAACCTTTGGGCGATCTGTGGAAAGCAGCGAGACGGCCTCCACTCTCTCTATATCTCGGTGAACGCCTCtcagggggaggaggggcagggctgccgccaccgtcctCACGCGCAGCGTCCGTCTGCTtcgcttgtgcgtgcgtgtgtatacTTGATCTCCTTTTCAGGGCTCGCCTTTCCCATCATCTGTCGAGGGGTACGCCGTTGTTGTTAATGAGCACCGCCATGGATGTGCTGCCGATatcgtcgtcaccgtcgcacACGGAGGCACTGGtgcgcgccgcagccaccaTGGCAGGCGACttgtgcccctccccctcggtgACAGCGaccgccgtcaccaccacggcATCCTTTGTCTCCCCGCGCACCCCAAAGAGTACACCGCCGCCCACGGCAAGCCGCTGTCTTGTTCGACCGCTCTTACGCCAGCGGCACCATAGCAGATCCGACGggccgcagcaccagcaacaGCAGTCCAGCTACGCCCCAAACCCGTCCTTGGTGACTCTGTGCGAGAGTGAGCGAGAGGGGGTCGGCGGCGTAGAGATACTCCTCGCGAAACAGCAGCGGCCCATGCGCGCCATTGTGTCCAGTCGATACCCCGGCACCGCGGCAGGTCAGCAAGaccggcggcaacggcaagAGGGCTCGGCGGAGACAGCCGtagatggcggcgccgccgccgagaagCTCGCGAGCGGCACGGCGAAGGAGAATGACGGAGCGGgtcacagcggcagcaccaccaccactggcggcaccgccgaggGGGTTCGATGTATAGACATGCAACCCCTCTCAGACCACCACACCGCGGCGACCCCCAGCGGCGCTACACATGACCAAGAAGACAAGAGGCAGGTCACCACCTGCTCCATATCAATCAACTCGGCGCACCCCTGCGGCGAAGCCTTGGTCGCACCGCCGCCCGCTTCCTACTCCTCTAACCCGTCTGCCAGCACGGCGCACAACGGCAGCGCGTCGAGCAGCTTCTACGGCGCACCAGCAAGCTCCCCTCGAGCAGCCGGCGCCGGTAGAGGGCACGCAGCTGTTGCATCACTCTCCCCGCTTGCACTCCCCAGCGGCGCCCCCACATGCAATGGGAGCGGaagccacagcggcagcaacactGAAGCCAAGGTTGTCCCTCTGATGCTGCGCACTTGGCTTTCCACCCACACCATCGGCGAGGAGCTCGGCTCCCCGGCcacctcgcgctccgcctcgcgaAACCTCGTGAGCGGGCCGTCCCtcacggtgctgcaggccCCTCTCAGGACACTGCCTCCCAGCGGCGCCACAAGCATGGGCAACGTCACCCCACTCAGCAGTAAGCGGGGCAGTACCCATCCTTCGTTCCTGCGCCCGCCAAACGTAACCCGCGTGAGCGGCGAGCAAGGCAGCCCAACGGACGGCATCGCACATGCCGTCAACGGCCGAGTTTTATGCTCtccgcacggcgtgcggccGCCAGATCGTGGTGCCCGCCGCACCATCTTTCAGCGCGGCACCTCAAACCTCTCGCTGCCTGAGGCCTCTTCAAgccgcggcgcgccgccgccgagtgATCTCGGTGAGTGGTCCAGCGGTGCAGCCGTGAGAGAGGGCACCGCCtcggcgcggccgccgccgccgtcgatgccGAAAGAGATGCACAGCTTCATCCTCAGCCAGTATCGCACCTTGCAGCGCGACGTCCTACCGCCCCCCGCTTCACCGCAGTCTGTGGACGCTGACGTGGCCTCGGTGGACTTCCAGCACATGAAGAGGGCGACGTGTTCGAAGCACTCCAAGGCAGCCAAGAAGGCGCTCAAggcacaggaggaggtgcggctgcgtgtccttcagcagcagcaccacgacGTGGAGGTGATTCGAAATGGCGGCCGCGAGCATGTTGGGCAGAACATGAAAAGCAGCGTGGTGCTGGCCGGCTCTCTGTCGAAGCTTCGAGCGCGCACCCGCTCTAGCCTCGGCAgaagcgccgccacggcgctcgGTGCGAGCCCGGCGACGTCCTTCATAATAGGCTCACTAGACGAGTGCAGCGTCACCGCCCTCTACTCCGGAGACGGCCCCGGTCGCGCAACTCCGGGAACGAATGGCACGGCGCAGTCGCCGACACCAGAGCGGGAGCGGGAAGCCTGGCACGCGTCCAAGGCCTTCATGGCATCGAATGCCCCTGCtgacgcacagcggcacggGCGGCAGTCCCGCAGCGTCAACAAGAATCGCATGAAAGGCGAGGAGATTGTCATGGCGATCGTCCTCGACagcgaagacgaggaggatgtcGATGCAGGCACCACGTCGAACGCGGAAATATGGAGGCGATCCCACGTCGACCAGTCGCACAGGAGCGCGCACGTGAGCTCCACGGACCTGGGCGAGTTGTCGATTGACACGGCAGCAAAGCGCGCTGGCGAGCGGCTTGTCTcccagccgcagcgccgcagaggtgcagcagcttctgTGAGGTGTGCGGAGCGCGACGCGcacagtggcagcagcagcagcagccacgtgcgcagcgcatcgtcCCCGTCctccgcgctgccgcgggcATGCTTGTCCACACACTCACTTGGTGGCTCTCACCACCACTCCAATGCCACCACGACTCTGCTGGGGCACAGCTCTTCGGgaagcgacgacgacgaagacgcgGAGGATGagtgctgccactgctgccctTGCAAGCGCCCGAAGAACTTCTTTGCCCTCTGCCGCACGAGTAGTCagagcgccgcctc
The window above is part of the Leishmania mexicana MHOM/GT/2001/U1103 complete genome, chromosome 33 genome. Proteins encoded here:
- a CDS encoding ribosomal protein S25; translated protein: MPPKAGQTKKAKMEAANKGAKKTTKKWSKGQSREALQNAVMFDKETYDKLRSEVPKYKLITPSIISDRLKIAVSIAASGLKQLCREKLIRLVSCSSKTRVYTRIVQAAPADAAAAAPAAE